AAGGACAGCGCCCTCCTCGACACCGACGAAGACCTGGAAGATCTCGCCCTCGGCGAGGACTATGCCCTCAATCCCGAGTTCGTCTCGGACGTGATCGACGCGCTCGACCGCGGCGACGCCGAGCGCCTGCGCGAGCTGCTCGGCGCGCTGCACCCGGCCGACGTGGCGGACCTGATGGGCTTCCTCTCGGCCGACGCGCGCGAGGAGCTGGTCCCTCACCTCGATCCAGAGACCCTGGCCGAGATCCTGTCCGAGCTGGACACCGAGATCCGCGAGGAGGTGCTTGAGCACGTCCCGTCCGCCACCCTCGCCAAGGCCATCGGCGAGATGGAATCGGACGACGCGGCCGACGTCGTGGACGACCTGGAGGCGGACAAGCGCGCCCAGGTGCTGGCGGCCATGCCCGAGGTGGAGCGCGCCACCATCGAGGCTTCGCTGGCCTACAAGGACGAGACCGCCGGCCGCCTGATGCAGCGCGAGGTGGTGGCCGCGCCCCAGTTCTGGACCGTCGGCCAGGCCATCGACCACTTCCGCCGCGAGGTGGACGACCTGCCCGAGCTGTTCTTCGACATCTATGTCGTGGACCCCAGCTACAAGCCGGTCGGCGCGGTGCCGGTCAGCCAGCTGCTGCGCTCGAAGCGCGACGTGCCCCTGGCCCAGATCATGGAGCAGGTGACGGAAATCCCGGTCGACATGGACCAGGAGGAAGTCGCCTACATCTTCGACAAGTACCACCTGATCTCGGCGCCGGTGGTCGAACCGGGCGGACGGCTCGTGGGCCAGATCACCGTCGACGACATCGTCGGGGTCATCCAGGAGGAGGGCGAGGAGGACATCCTGGCCCTCGCCGGCGTGTCGGACGCCGGCCGGGACGCGGACGTCCTGGGCATGGTCCGCTCGCGCCTGCCGTGGCTGCTGCTCAACACCGTAACCGCCGCGATCGCCGCCAGCGTGATCGGCGCGTTCGAGGGCGAGATCGAGAAACTGGCCATCCTGGCGGCCCTGATGCCCGTGGTGGCCTCGCTCGGCGGCAACGCCGGCACCCAGACGCTGGCGGTGGCGGTCCGCGCCCTGGCGAGCCGCGAGCTCTCGGCGATCAACGCGATCCGCACCGTCAGCCGCGAGATGGTGGTGGGCCTGGCCAACGGCGCGGCTCTGGCGGCTCTCACCGGGGGCGTGATCTACGCGCTGTTCGGCGACCTACGCCTGACGCTGGCGTTCGGCGCGGCGCTGATGATCAACATGTTCGTCGCCGCCCTGGCCGGGGCCGCCATTCCCCTGGCGCTGGACCGCATGGGCCGCGACCCGGCGGTCTCCTCGGTGGTGTTCGTGACGTTCGTAACGGATTTCACAGGCTTCTTCGCCTTCCTGGGACTCGCGGCGCTCATTCTGCTGTAAGTGGTCCCTAAGTTGCGGCGGGGGGCCACAGGCGCCGTCCGCCTGTGCCGTTTTGGGTCAAATTCGGGGCCATGAGTCCGCGTCACCGCGTCTCCCGGAACGCCATCGAGCTGATCAAGCGGTTCGAAGGCTACCGCCGCAAGGCCGCCCAGCTGCCCGACGGGCGCTGGACGATCGGCTACGGCCACACGCTGACCGCGCGGGAAGGGGCCGAGGTCTCGGAAGAGGACGCCGAGGCGCTGCTCATCTACGACCTGATCGCGGTGGCCCACGCCGTGAACGAGCACGCCCTCGTCCCGCTCACCCAGAACCAGTTCGACGCCCTCTGCAGCTTCGCGTTCAACCTCGGGCTCGATGCGTTCCGCACCTCGCAGGTGCTGAAGCGGCTCAACGCCGGCGAGACGGTGCAGGCCGCCTGCGCCATGGAGCTGTGGCGCAAGGCCGAGTTCCAGGGCCAGCGGATCGTGCTGGACGCCCTCGTTCGCCGCCGCTCGGCCGAGAAGGCGCTGTTCCTGACCCCGCCGGGGGACGCCTGGGTCCCGGCGCCGTCGCCGGTGCTGCGCCCGCTGGTGGACCTGGACGTCCGCGAGCTGATCCCGTCCGAGGCGCCGACCGAACTCGTGGCCTCGCTGGAGGGCGATCGGGTCGTCGTCAGCCGCGACGGCGAGCCGCTGGCCGTGCCGCCGCCGATCGAGGACGAGACGCCGGGCGGGGCGGTCCGCGCCGCCGCCGAGGCGGTGACCGCGCGCCTGCAGACCATCTTCCCCGAGAACGAACCGGAACCGGCGCCCGAGCCTCCCGCCGAGCCGGAAGCGGCCGAGCCTCACGAGGTGCGCCCGCAGGCCGATTTCGCGCCGCCGATCACCACCCTGGCCGACGGCGCGGACGAGGCTGAGACGACCGCGCCGCCGACCGTCACGACCTATCCGCAGGAGCCCGCAGCGCCCGAAGCGGCGCCTGAATGGTCCGAGGTCCCGCCCGAGGCCCCGGAGCGCCCCGAGGAGTTCCCCGAGGAGTTCCCCGAGGAGATCCCGGAGGAGATTCCGGAGGGCGCCCTGGAGGCTCCCGCGCCGGCCAACGACGCCAGTCTGGTCCTCGACGCTCCGTTCGAGGGGCGGCGGATCGTGATCGACGACATGGCGGTGCACGAGTTCATCCCCGCCCGTGTCGCCCCGCTGCCGCGCAGGAAGGAGGGCGGCCTGTTCGCCGAGGTCGCCCTGGCGCTGCTGGGTCTGGCCTTCTTTGGGTTCGGCATCTTCTGGGGCCTGAACGCCCGGGCCGGGGCGGTCGCGGCCTTCCCGAATCCGCTGCTGGTCGCCTGGGCGGCGGGGGTCGCCGGCGTGGGCTTCTTCGTGGTCGCCGTCTACCGCCTGCTGGAGCGCCTGGGCCGCCTGACCGAGCGGGACTAGCCGCTCTCGCACCCTTGGGCGACGCATGGTAACGCATCGCCCATGATCCCGAACCACGGACCCACCCTCGAATTCGGCCTCGGCGAGAGCGCGGACATGATCCGCGAGACGACGGCCCGCTTCGCCCAGGATAGGATCGCGCCGCTCGCGGCCGAGATCGACCAGACCAACAGCTTCCCGCGCGAGCTCTGGCCTCAGATGGGCGAGCTCGGCCTGCATGGGATCACCGTCGAGGAGGAATTCGGCGGCCTCGGCCTGGGCTACCTCGAGCACGTGGTGGCGATGGAGGAGGTCTCCCGCGCCTCGGCGTCGATCGGCCTGTCCTACGGCGCGCATTCGAACCTGTGCGTGAACCAGCTGCGCCGCTGGGGCACCGAGGAGCAGAAGCGCCGCTACCTGCCCAAGCTGATCTCGGGCGAGCATGTGGGCGCGCTCGCCATGAGCGAGGCCGGCTCGGGCTCGGACGTGGTCTCGATGCGCCTGCGCGCCGAGAAGAAGGGCGACCGCTACGTCCTGAACGGCACGAAGTTCTGGATCACCAACGCGCCCCACGCCGACACCCTGGTGGTCTACGCCAAGACCGACCCGGACGCCGACAGCCGCGGCATCACCGCCTTCCTGATCGAGAAGGACTTCAAGGGGTTCCGCGTCTCGCAGAAGCTGGACAAGATGGGCATGCGAGGCTCCGACACCGGCGAGCTGGTGTTCGAGGACTGCGAGGTCCCGGAAGAGAACGTCATGGGCCCGCTGAACGGCGGCGTGGGCGTGCTGATGAGCGGCCTCGACTACGAGCGCGCGGTGCTCGCCGCCGGGCCGCTGGGCATTATGCAGGCCTGCATGGACGTGGTCCTGCCGTACGTCCGCGAGCGCAAGCAGTTCGGCAAGCCGATCGGCTCGTTCCAGCTGATGCAGGGCAAGATCGCCGACATGTACGTCGCGCTCAATTCGGCGCGGGCCTACGTCTATGCGGTGGCCAAAGCGTGCGACGCCGGCATGACCACCCGTTTCGACGCCGCGGGCGCGATCCTGATGGCCAGCGAGAACGCGGTGAAGGTGGCCCTGGAGGCCATCCAGGCCCTGGGCGGGGCGGGCTACACTAAGGAGTACCCCGTCGAGCGCATGCTCCGTGACGCCAAGCTGTACGACATCGGCGCCGGCACCAACGAGATCCGCCGGTTCCTGATCGGGCGGGAGCTGCTGGGCGGATGAGGACGGCGGGAGTCCTGTTGGCGCTGGGGCTGGGGCTGGCGGGCTGCGCCACCGCGCCGCCGCCCGCCTGCCCGCCGGGCCAGGAGCACCTGCGCACCGCCCAGCTCTTCCTGGGCGGTGGCCGGCAAGGCCGCGCGCTGTCCCAGGACGAGATGGCGGCCTTCGTCGAGCAGGAGATCACCCCGCGGTTCGCCTCGGGCGTCACCGTGCTGGAGGGCGGGCGCCAGTGGCGGGGCCCCGAGAACCAGCTGATCCGCGAAGCGCAGAAGGTCGTGCTGATCGTCCTGCCGGCGAACGGCGCGCCCAAGCGGCTGGAGGCGGTGCGCGAGGCCTACAAGACCCGCTTCCAGCGCGACAGCGTCGTGGTGGTGACCCAAGCCGCCTGCGTGGCCTCGTAAGGGCTCAGCGCTTCTCGACCACCAGGCTCTGCTGGGCGATCCCGAAATAGCCGTCGGCGTCGGCGAGCCGCGTCATGGCCAGGCCTCCGCCATCCGTCGAGATCCAGCTCTGGGCATTGGACAGGATCCATTCGCCGCGCGGCGGCCGCGCCAGGCTGACGGTCAGGTCGCCGTTGATGTAGGTCCAGTCCTCGAACGGCAGGACCGAGGAGATGCCGTTCGAGAAGTCCGCCACCGCCGCGGCCCGCATGGCCGGCGAGAGGGCGTGGCCCGCGACGGTCGGCCGGTGCTGGCGGAACCAGCAGACGCCGGGCCCGTACTCGCCGAACCCGCCGCGCACCCGCCGCAGCTCGAAGTTGGCCCCGAAGTTGTTCGGCGTGCCGCTGCGCATCGGCAGGTCGGCGCAGGCCTCGGGCCGGGGCTCGTCGAGCGGCGGCAGGAAGTCCCCGTCGGTGGGGATGTCGGCCATGCGGACCTTCAGCGCCATGCCGCGGGTCACCTCGACGCCGCCGGCCGACAGCCGGACCTGCACCAGCTGGATCTTGCGGCCCTGTCGGACGACCTCGGTCTCGATGGCCAGCGCGGCGACGGGCACGGGCCGCAGCAGGTCGATGGTCAGGCGCGCGATCCGCATCGGAGCGGGGGCCTCCACCTGCTCGGCCGCCCAGGCGATCAGCGCCGACGGCGCACCGCCGTGCATCAGGCCCGGATCCCAGGGGCCGGCGGCCCAGGGGGTGGCGCGCGCGGTCGCGTGCGGAGGCGCGCCCTCCACCTCGAACACGGCGTCGGTCATGCGCTGGTCCGGGCGGCGTGGGCCTGGGCCAGCGCCTCGGCGGTGGCGGGATCGGCCGGGAAGAAGGTCTCGAGCGTCAGCTCGGAAAGGGTGATGTCCACGGCCGAGCCGAATACCGTGGTCGTGCTCCAGAAGGAAAGCAGTCTCTCGCCGGCCATGAGCTGGTACGGCGTGGCCACCAGGCCCAGGTCCTCGCCGCGCCGGTCGCTGGCGGGCGCGGGCGGGTAGCCTCGGACCTCCTCGAGCAGCGCGGCGAGCCCGTCGTCGGCGGTGAGGTCGAGCTGGCGGCGCAGGCGCTCGATCAGGTGCGCCCGCCACTCGGCGAGGTTGGCCGTGCGGGAGGCGAGTCCCCTCGGATGCAGGGCGAGGCGCACCACGTTCACCGGCTCGGCCAGCAGCTCGGGCGCGACGCCTTCCAGCAGCGGGGCCACGGCGGCGTTGGCGGCCACCAGGTTCCAGCGCAGGTCGACCGCGAGGGCGGGGTAGGGCTCGTGCCCCTTGAGGATCACCTCGACGGCGCGCCGCGCCTGGGCCAGGCCGGGGTCCGCCAGCGGCCGTTCGGGGAACACGGGGGCGAAGCCGGCGGCGACGAGAATGACGTTCCGCTCGCGCAGCGGGATCTCCAGCTGGTCGGCCAGCCGCAGCACCATCTCGCGGCTGGGCTGGGCCCGGCCGGTCTCCAGGAAGCTCAGGTGACGCGTGGAGATCTCGGCCTCGAGCGCCAGGTCCAGCTGGCTCATTCGCCGCCGCTGGCGCCAGGCGCGGATGTGCTCTCCCACAGGCTTGCCCGTCCCGATCATGGCCCGAGCCTAGCCGCGGGCCGCGCCGTGGGTCCATGACCTGCGAGGTAACGGAGGCGTCGTGGGTCCCGCCCCACATGCGAAGGGCCGCCCCTCGTCGGGGCGGCCCTTCCATAGTCGGTCCGCAGTGCGGGTTCCGAACCTGTTGCCGAAGCAATGACTTAGGCGCGGACCTCAAACGCGGAGGCCCAGGTCACGGTCACCGAACTACGGGTGGAACTATGAGACACTGGATCACCTCCTTTCAGCTGTTGAACAGGACGGGCAGCAATATGGGCGGTGGTTGGTTGCTCGGCAAACGCAGCCGTCAGCGCTATTCCGCCGCAGCCGTCCGCGCCCCGCCGAAGGGCGCCAGGCGCGCGCGCTCGGCCTCCTCCGCCAGCGAGGCGCGGCGGCGCAGCTCGGTCACCGGCCGCGTGAGCTTGGAAAGGGCGTCCCGGGTCGCCTGGTAGCCCGCCTCCACGGCGCGGTCGTAGGCCTTCCAGTCCCGGATCTCGATGCCCGCGACCTCGGGCAGGACGAGCACGTCCGTCGCCTCGCGCGCCGCCGCCAGGTCCCGGCCGGTCGAGACGGTGGCCGTGCGCATCAGCAGCGAGACGATCGGCGGGCCGTTGCGCCACTCGCCGGTGCGGAACCAGCGCCAGACCGAGGCGGGGCGGGCGACGTCGTCGGCGGTGATGCTGCGCGCGGTGGTCACGTCGACGCCGACGATGGGCCCGAGCTGTCCCGCCCGCATGACGTCGGCCGGGAAGTTCTTCATCACCGCCCCGTCCACCAGCACGTCGGCGCCGTCGGTGGCGGGCGGCAGCACGCCAGGCAGGGCGATGCTGGCCCTGAGCGCCTTCCTCAGCAGGCCGCGGCGGTGGAGGTGGTAGGCGCCGGTCGTCAGGTTCGAGGAGACGCAGAAGAACGGCAGCCAGAGGTCGGAGATCTGCACGTCGCCGAAATGCTGGGCCAGCCGCTCGCTGACCTTCAGCCCGTGGGTCATGGCCAGGATCGGGAAGGCGATGTCGTCCAGGGGGCTGGTGTCGACGAAGGCCTCGCGGATGCGCCGGTCCATCTCGGCGTCGTCCCAGCCCATGGCGACGCCGGCGGCGATGATCGCGCCCATGGAGACGCCGCCCACGAAGTCGATCGGCGCCCCGTGCTCGCGCAGCGCCCGGATCGCGCCCACGTGGGCGTAGGCCCGGGCCCCGCCGCCCGACAGCACGAGCCCCACCGACTGGCCGGTGAGCACACGCGCCAGCCGGCGCACGTCCTCGTCCGTGGATCGGCGCAGGTGGAAGAGCCGGGTGGCCCCGATGGCGTCCAGCCAGGCCTCGGAGCCGCGGGGCCGCAGGGTCCCGGCCGGTTGCAGCAGGATGAGGTCCACGAGCTGCTGGGCCTCGAGCGGGGAGGCGACCAGCCCGGCGGGATCCCCGCGCGGCGGGCGCCGGTCGCCCCGGCCCACCCGGAACAGGCGGTCCACCTGGCGCGCCACGACGTGCCGCCAGCCGCCGTCGTCCGCCTCGGCCACGTAGAGCACGAAGTCGTGCGCGCGCTCGACCTCGGAGAACCATTCGGTCGGGGCGCTGGCGGCTTCCACGCCCACGGTCGTCACCGAATAGCCCAGGCGGCCGATCTCGCGCTCCAGGCGCTCGACCGTGGGCCGCAGGGCGCCCGGCTGGCCCACGGGCGTGAACCCGAACACCGACGGCTCGCCCATCGGCCCCCGGCTCGCCGCCTGGCGGGTCCTGAGGATCATCAGCCGGGCGAGTTCGGTCATCACCGAGGCGTCCGCCTGGCAGGCGTCGAGGAAGACGTCGCGCGGCAGGGCGATCACCTCGGAATCGCGCAGGGCCACGACGTCGGCCGAGTGCGGTACGCCCGCCACCAGCGCCATCTCGCCGGCCGGCTCCCCCGGGCGGATCACCCCGAGGAACTGCGGCTCCTGGCCCGCCTCGCGCCGGAAGGCGCCGAGCCGTCCGGCCCTCAGGATGAACAGCTGGTCGGCCGGATCGCCCGCCGCGTAGAGGGTCTGGCCGCCGGGCAGCGAGAACCAGATCGCCGCCTCGCGGGCGCGTTCCTGGCGGAAGAGCCGGGCGAGCGCAGAATCGGCCGGGATTTCAGGCAGCATGGGGGAGCCTAGCGCCGCGGCGCGCCGGGGGCTATCAGCTTGCCGGAAGAGGAGTGAGACCGAATGCCCAATCCCATCGCCGACCCGCTCGTCGAAGGCGTCGACGTCAGCGCCACCTCCGGCCTCGTGCGGCTGGACTCCACGGCCGAGGGCGTGGTGGTCGTCACCCTCAACCGGCCCCAGCGGAAGAACGCCTTCGACGCCGACCTGATCTCGGCGATGGAGGAGGCCTTTTCGACCCTGCACGCGCAGGAGCACGTGCGGGTGGTGTTCGTGCGTGGCGCGGGCGGGATGTTCAGCGCCGGCGCCGACCTGGAGTGGATGCGCGCCGCCGCCGACCGCTCCGAGGCCGACAACCGCGACGACGCCTTCCAGATGGCCAAGATGCTGAAGGCGCTGTGGGACATCCCGGCGCTGACGGTGGCCCTGGTGGAGGGCGGGGCGTTCGGCGGCGGCGCGGGCGTCGCGGCCGCGTGCGACCTGGCGATCGCCACGGCGGACGCGAAGTTCAGCTTCTCCGAGGTCCGGCTGGGCCTGGTGCCGGCCACCATCAGTCCGTACGTCGTCCAGGCGATCGGCCCGCGCGCCGCCCGCGGCCTGTTCGCCACGGCGCGCACCTTCGACGCCGCCTACGCCGAGAAGATCGGCCTCGTCACCGAGGTGGTGGCCGACGCGGCCGAGCTGAACAAGGCCATGGACCGGGTGATCGACCACATCCTCTCGTGCGCGCCGGGCGCCGTGGCCGACTCCAAGCGGCTGGTGCACGACGTCTACGGCCACCGGATCGATCACGGCCTGATGGACATGACCGCCCACCGCATCGCCGCCGCCCGCGTCGGCGAGGAAGGGCAGGAGGGCGTCCGCGCCTTCCTCGAGCGGCGCAAGCCGTCCTGGGCCCAAGGCTGACGGACGCGGCGGCCTGAGGCGGGCCGCCGCACTTTCCAAGGACCGCGCCGGGCCGTAATCCCAGGGCATGGCGCTGCACATGATCAAGCTGGTGGTCGGCTGCGACACCGTCGAGGACCTGCTCGACTGGCGGCGCGCCCACGCCCGCGCGGGCGAGCCCTGGATCCTGCGCACCCGGCAGACGCCCAAGCGCGCCGCCGAGATGCTGGACGGCGGCTCTGTCTACCGGGTCTTCCGCGGGAACATCCTCTGCCGCCAGCGCATCCTCGGCATCGAGACGGTGGGGGAGGGCGTGACCGCCCGCTGCCAGGTGACCCTGGACGAGGCCATCGTGCGGGTGGCGCCGACGCCCCGGCGCGCCTTCCAGGGCTGGCGCTATCTCGATCACAAGGACGCCCCGCCCGATCTCGACGAGGAGGCGTTCGGGGAGATTCCCCCCGAGCTGGCCCGCCAGCTACGCGAGGCCGGCGCCTGGTGATGCGCATGGAAAAGGGCCCCCTCCCGTCGGAGAGGGCCCTTCGCGTCAGGACCGGCCGGCCGGTCCCGCCGCTCAGCGCCGGCCTCCCTCGGACGGGAGGGACGCCGGCGTGATCTCGTCCTAGATGATCCAGTCCGTGGCCTTCACCTCGGCGGCCGAGACCTTCTCCAGCGTGGTCACGAAGGTCCCCCACTGGTCGCCCGCGGCGGCGCCGTCGGTGTCGAAGTAGACCCAGGTGTCGCCCTGGCCGTTGTCGATCAGCTTCACGTAGCCGTCGGCGACGGGGTTCGAGCCTGTGTAGCCGGCCGCGTCGAGCAGGCCGCTCACGTCCAGCTTGTCCACGCCGGCCTCGAAGTCGGTCACCTTGGAGGCGTTCCAGGGCAGGTTGTCGAACACGAAGCGGTCTGCTCCGGCGCCGCCGGTCATGACGTCGGGGCCGTAGCCGGCGTTCAGGGTGTCGGCCCCGTCGCCGCCGGTCAGCTCGGCGCCCCACCGGTCGGAGACCAGCTCCACGCCCGGCGCGGCCGGCGCGGGAGCCTCGGCCGCAGGCGCTTCGCCCGAGCCCAGCAGAGCGTCCGCCGTCAGCCCTTCGGCCGGCACGCCCATGAGGTGCGCGACGTAGAGGGGCCACTCGCCGCCGAAGCCGTCGGGATCGACGCAGACCTTGGTCCCGCCTGCACCGTCGTCGAACAGCCACAGCCGGCCGTCGGCGACGGGATCGGCGCCGCTGTAGCCGTCCATCAGGGCCGACAGGTCCAGCTTGTCCACGCCGACCTGGAAGTCCTGGATCTCGGTCGGCGACCAGGGGAAGGTCTTGAAGACGAAGACGTCGCCGCCCGCACCGCCGGTCATCAGCTCGCCGCCGTTGCCGGCCGTGAGCGTGTCGGCGCCGGCGCCGCCGGTCATCACGTCGCCGAACGCCTGCGAGGTCAGGGTGACCCCGTCGCCGGAGGCGGGCGGGACCGGAATCTCGCCGGTCGGCGGCGTGGACGTCGGAGGCGTGGAAGCCGGCGGCTCGACGGGGGGTTGGCTGCCCGTGCCGTCGCCCAGCGCATAGGCGCGGATGTAGTCGATCTTGAACTCGGCCGGCAGCGCCGCGCCGTCGATGGCCCCGCCCCAGCCGCCGAGGGCCAGGTTGGCGATCATGAACATGGGCTTGTTCATGTCGGCCGGGGTCGCCGAGCGGAACACTTCGACGTTGTCGAGGTACCAGACGATCTCGGTGGGGGTCCACATGGCCCCGTAGGTGTGGAAGCCGTCGGCGGTGTCGGGAACGTACGAGAGCTGGCCGTCGGCGGAGTGGCCGCCCAGGCTCGAGTGCTGGGTCGTCCACAGGCCGTTGGGATCGGACGTCAGGGTCTCCATCACGTCCAGCTCGGGCGGCCAGGAGCCGTCGGCCGGGATCAGCCAGAAGGCCGGCCAGGCGCCCGCCGCGCTGGGGATGTCGGCCCGCATCTCGAAGTAGCCGTAGGTCTGGCTGAAGGTCTCCTTCGTGGTGATCATCCCC
The Phenylobacterium zucineum HLK1 genome window above contains:
- a CDS encoding DUF3574 domain-containing protein, coding for MRTAGVLLALGLGLAGCATAPPPACPPGQEHLRTAQLFLGGGRQGRALSQDEMAAFVEQEITPRFASGVTVLEGGRQWRGPENQLIREAQKVVLIVLPANGAPKRLEAVREAYKTRFQRDSVVVVTQAACVAS
- a CDS encoding patatin-like phospholipase family protein; translated protein: MLPEIPADSALARLFRQERAREAAIWFSLPGGQTLYAAGDPADQLFILRAGRLGAFRREAGQEPQFLGVIRPGEPAGEMALVAGVPHSADVVALRDSEVIALPRDVFLDACQADASVMTELARLMILRTRQAASRGPMGEPSVFGFTPVGQPGALRPTVERLEREIGRLGYSVTTVGVEAASAPTEWFSEVERAHDFVLYVAEADDGGWRHVVARQVDRLFRVGRGDRRPPRGDPAGLVASPLEAQQLVDLILLQPAGTLRPRGSEAWLDAIGATRLFHLRRSTDEDVRRLARVLTGQSVGLVLSGGGARAYAHVGAIRALREHGAPIDFVGGVSMGAIIAAGVAMGWDDAEMDRRIREAFVDTSPLDDIAFPILAMTHGLKVSERLAQHFGDVQISDLWLPFFCVSSNLTTGAYHLHRRGLLRKALRASIALPGVLPPATDGADVLVDGAVMKNFPADVMRAGQLGPIVGVDVTTARSITADDVARPASVWRWFRTGEWRNGPPIVSLLMRTATVSTGRDLAAAREATDVLVLPEVAGIEIRDWKAYDRAVEAGYQATRDALSKLTRPVTELRRRASLAEEAERARLAPFGGARTAAAE
- a CDS encoding thioesterase family protein — protein: MTDAVFEVEGAPPHATARATPWAAGPWDPGLMHGGAPSALIAWAAEQVEAPAPMRIARLTIDLLRPVPVAALAIETEVVRQGRKIQLVQVRLSAGGVEVTRGMALKVRMADIPTDGDFLPPLDEPRPEACADLPMRSGTPNNFGANFELRRVRGGFGEYGPGVCWFRQHRPTVAGHALSPAMRAAAVADFSNGISSVLPFEDWTYINGDLTVSLARPPRGEWILSNAQSWISTDGGGLAMTRLADADGYFGIAQQSLVVEKR
- a CDS encoding enoyl-CoA hydratase-related protein, which gives rise to MPNPIADPLVEGVDVSATSGLVRLDSTAEGVVVVTLNRPQRKNAFDADLISAMEEAFSTLHAQEHVRVVFVRGAGGMFSAGADLEWMRAAADRSEADNRDDAFQMAKMLKALWDIPALTVALVEGGAFGGGAGVAAACDLAIATADAKFSFSEVRLGLVPATISPYVVQAIGPRAARGLFATARTFDAAYAEKIGLVTEVVADAAELNKAMDRVIDHILSCAPGAVADSKRLVHDVYGHRIDHGLMDMTAHRIAAARVGEEGQEGVRAFLERRKPSWAQG
- a CDS encoding lysozyme, with translation MSPRHRVSRNAIELIKRFEGYRRKAAQLPDGRWTIGYGHTLTAREGAEVSEEDAEALLIYDLIAVAHAVNEHALVPLTQNQFDALCSFAFNLGLDAFRTSQVLKRLNAGETVQAACAMELWRKAEFQGQRIVLDALVRRRSAEKALFLTPPGDAWVPAPSPVLRPLVDLDVRELIPSEAPTELVASLEGDRVVVSRDGEPLAVPPPIEDETPGGAVRAAAEAVTARLQTIFPENEPEPAPEPPAEPEAAEPHEVRPQADFAPPITTLADGADEAETTAPPTVTTYPQEPAAPEAAPEWSEVPPEAPERPEEFPEEFPEEIPEEIPEGALEAPAPANDASLVLDAPFEGRRIVIDDMAVHEFIPARVAPLPRRKEGGLFAEVALALLGLAFFGFGIFWGLNARAGAVAAFPNPLLVAWAAGVAGVGFFVVAVYRLLERLGRLTERD
- a CDS encoding family 16 glycosylhydrolase, which codes for MSLFKYDGSAAAQTLAPAADFFGSNAAETITGTAGRDSLWLGQGDKGAGGAGDDTYYLQGHNTTIVEAAGGGVDRIVAWSSVKLADHPHIENLTVGNDGIYGAGNALDNIIEGQGGSQQIYGGFGQDILIGGAGADVFVVVKGEGNDVIQDFNVGEDKLRLKAGLSSFEQVKARMSQDGADVKLDLGGGDGLVFRGVTVGQFTAANFQLELDASTLGAKTFGDEFSGPLSLWDAQSNPTGLWRPDFGYQGEQGTGSYTLISNDEKQIYTSPYFRGHDGDFAESPFVNNADGTLSIWAKPSTNGEIFGYGYTSGMITTKETFSQTYGYFEMRADIPSAAGAWPAFWLIPADGSWPPELDVMETLTSDPNGLWTTQHSSLGGHSADGQLSYVPDTADGFHTYGAMWTPTEIVWYLDNVEVFRSATPADMNKPMFMIANLALGGWGGAIDGAALPAEFKIDYIRAYALGDGTGSQPPVEPPASTPPTSTPPTGEIPVPPASGDGVTLTSQAFGDVMTGGAGADTLTAGNGGELMTGGAGGDVFVFKTFPWSPTEIQDFQVGVDKLDLSALMDGYSGADPVADGRLWLFDDGAGGTKVCVDPDGFGGEWPLYVAHLMGVPAEGLTADALLGSGEAPAAEAPAPAAPGVELVSDRWGAELTGGDGADTLNAGYGPDVMTGGAGADRFVFDNLPWNASKVTDFEAGVDKLDVSGLLDAAGYTGSNPVADGYVKLIDNGQGDTWVYFDTDGAAAGDQWGTFVTTLEKVSAAEVKATDWII
- a CDS encoding isovaleryl-CoA dehydrogenase gives rise to the protein MIPNHGPTLEFGLGESADMIRETTARFAQDRIAPLAAEIDQTNSFPRELWPQMGELGLHGITVEEEFGGLGLGYLEHVVAMEEVSRASASIGLSYGAHSNLCVNQLRRWGTEEQKRRYLPKLISGEHVGALAMSEAGSGSDVVSMRLRAEKKGDRYVLNGTKFWITNAPHADTLVVYAKTDPDADSRGITAFLIEKDFKGFRVSQKLDKMGMRGSDTGELVFEDCEVPEENVMGPLNGGVGVLMSGLDYERAVLAAGPLGIMQACMDVVLPYVRERKQFGKPIGSFQLMQGKIADMYVALNSARAYVYAVAKACDAGMTTRFDAAGAILMASENAVKVALEAIQALGGAGYTKEYPVERMLRDAKLYDIGAGTNEIRRFLIGRELLGG
- a CDS encoding DUF1489 domain-containing protein; translation: MALHMIKLVVGCDTVEDLLDWRRAHARAGEPWILRTRQTPKRAAEMLDGGSVYRVFRGNILCRQRILGIETVGEGVTARCQVTLDEAIVRVAPTPRRAFQGWRYLDHKDAPPDLDEEAFGEIPPELARQLREAGAW
- the mgtE gene encoding magnesium transporter produces the protein MSRETDDLAELKDSALLDTDEDLEDLALGEDYALNPEFVSDVIDALDRGDAERLRELLGALHPADVADLMGFLSADAREELVPHLDPETLAEILSELDTEIREEVLEHVPSATLAKAIGEMESDDAADVVDDLEADKRAQVLAAMPEVERATIEASLAYKDETAGRLMQREVVAAPQFWTVGQAIDHFRREVDDLPELFFDIYVVDPSYKPVGAVPVSQLLRSKRDVPLAQIMEQVTEIPVDMDQEEVAYIFDKYHLISAPVVEPGGRLVGQITVDDIVGVIQEEGEEDILALAGVSDAGRDADVLGMVRSRLPWLLLNTVTAAIAASVIGAFEGEIEKLAILAALMPVVASLGGNAGTQTLAVAVRALASRELSAINAIRTVSREMVVGLANGAALAALTGGVIYALFGDLRLTLAFGAALMINMFVAALAGAAIPLALDRMGRDPAVSSVVFVTFVTDFTGFFAFLGLAALILL
- a CDS encoding helix-turn-helix domain-containing protein, translated to MIGTGKPVGEHIRAWRQRRRMSQLDLALEAEISTRHLSFLETGRAQPSREMVLRLADQLEIPLRERNVILVAAGFAPVFPERPLADPGLAQARRAVEVILKGHEPYPALAVDLRWNLVAANAAVAPLLEGVAPELLAEPVNVVRLALHPRGLASRTANLAEWRAHLIERLRRQLDLTADDGLAALLEEVRGYPPAPASDRRGEDLGLVATPYQLMAGERLLSFWSTTTVFGSAVDITLSELTLETFFPADPATAEALAQAHAARTSA